A region of the Pseudarthrobacter sp. MM222 genome:
TCCGAAAGACGGGCAAAGGATTGTCCGCCGCCAGTTCCGAGACGGTGCCGGAGAGCAGCCCGAACAAGGCCGTGGTGGCGGTCCCCGTGCCGACCGGCAGGTAGAGCGGCATCACCGAGTCACCGAAGGCCTGCCTGCATCTGGCGAGGGCGGCGTCGAAGTCCGCCCGGGGGTGATCCAGGCGGCTAATTACAACCGCCCGCGGCATGCGGGCCCGCTGGCACTCCGTCCAGAGTGCGCTGGTCGCAGCGTCGATATCGTCAACGGCCGAGACGACAAAAAGCGCCGCGTCCGCGGCGCGCAGTCCGGCCCGCAGCTCACCGATAAACTCCCCGTAACCGGGAGTGTCCAGCAGGTTGACCTTGACGCCGTTGATCCCGATGGGCACCACCGAGAGCGCGACGGAACGCTGTTGGTGGATCGCCGCCGGTTCCGAATCGCTGACGGTGGTGCCTTCCGCGATGGAGCCCTTGCGTGAGATGGCGCCGGTGGCGGCGAGCAGCGCCTCCGTGAGCAGAGTCTTGCCGGAGCCCGAGTGGCCAACGAGGGCCACATTCCGGATTTGCTCGGGCCGGTCCGGCGGCGATCCGACTGTTGCGTCCGCCCGCCGGAGGTCGGCGCCGCGGCCGGGATTCTTCGCCGGAACCTTTGCATCCTTCGTCGGCATGAGTGCCTCCTGGCGTTGTATCCATGGTCCGCGGCCGTGCGGCCGAAAAGGCCTGTGTTAAGGATTTGACACCCTGCGAGGAGCCGACAGCAAGAGCCAGCCAATCTCCGGCCTCCGGGCTCACGGCCCGCCCGCGCTTGCTCGCGGCTCAGCGGCCGTCGTAGGCCCTTTGCAGCGCGGCGATATCCAGCTTGTGCATTGAGAGCATGGCTTGCATGGCCCGTTGGGAGCCCACCGGGTCGGGGCCGCCGAGCAGTTGGCCCAGCACGGACGGTATGACCTGCCACGAGACCCCGTACCTGTCCTTGAGCCAGCCGCACTGGCCTTCGGAGCCGCCCTGGCTCAACGCCGCCCAGTAGCGGTCCACGTCTTCCTGCGAGGCGCAATCGACGACGAAGGAGACCGCCTCGCTGAAGGTGAAGGCCGGTCCCCCGTTCAGCGCGGTGAAGGTCCGGTCCCCGATCTCGAAGCGGACCGTGATCGCCTGGCCCGCGGGCCCGGGGCCACCTTCGCCGTAGCGGGCCACGTCCA
Encoded here:
- a CDS encoding VOC family protein, which encodes MSEKITTCLWFDNQAEEAAEFYVSVFGDGKVLDVARYGEGGPGPAGQAITVRFEIGDRTFTALNGGPAFTFSEAVSFVVDCASQEDVDRYWAALSQGGSEGQCGWLKDRYGVSWQVIPSVLGQLLGGPDPVGSQRAMQAMLSMHKLDIAALQRAYDGR